GCTCGATATCCGTGTGGACGACCTGCTCATGGTGCCCGACCAGGCCGTGCCGCTGGCCCTGATCGTGACGGAGGCGGTCAGCAACACGATCAAATACGCCTTTCCCGACCATCAGCACGGCACGCTGGAGGTGGGCCTGCGCGCGCTGGATGGCGGCCGCGCATGCCTGTGGATTGCCGATAACGGCGTAGGCATGGCCGCCATGCGCAACCAGCCGCAGGGGAATGATCCCGAAGCGCGCAGCGGGATCGGCATGCAGCTTATCCGCGGCTTTGCCCGCCGCTTGGGGGTGAACTCCAGATGTTTGAGGAAAACGGGACGCGATATGTCCTTGTTTTCCCGCTCAAGCAGCCCGAAGAGGACGAAACGGGCGGCTGACCGCATGCAAAAATGCATGGCAGAGTTATGTTATGGGCAGTTTAGGGCGGTTCATGATGACTGTCCCTGTGCCGTGTCATTCGGTATAGGGAGCGGTCATGAGCGATGACAAGACAGTGATGAAGGCGTGGACGAAGACACAGTCGCGTCTGGGGCGCAGGCTGGCCATGCCTGTTGTGTTGCTGGGTCTGGCGGTGGCCATGGTTGCCGTGGGGCAGGTCTGGTGCGTGGCCAATGTGCTGGCCTGCGTGCTGGTGCCGGGCGGCATGCAGGTGGCGCTGTGGCCGCTGGCCGGTCTTGCCATGCTGGCCGTGCTGCGCGCCGCGCTGCAGGTGGGGGCGGACATGCTGGCCGCCCGTGCCGGCATGAAGGCGCGCGCCCGGCTGCGCGGCGGGGTGGTCGATGCGATCCTGCGCGGCGGCCCGGGGCTGCTGCGCAATCATCATAGCGGGGAACTGACCGCACTGGCCGTTGACCGGATCGAGGCGCTGGACGGGTTCTTCTCCCGCTGGCTGCCTGCTTCGGTGCTGTGGATGGCGGCCCCGCTTGTCATCGGTGTCCTTGCTGCCTTGGTCCAGCCAGGTTCCGCGCTGATCATGGCCGTGTGCGGCATTGCCGTGCCGTTTGGCCAGGCGCTGTTCGGTATTGGCGCGGCGGTGGCCTCACGCAACCAGTTCCTTGCCATGACGCGCCTGCAGGCCCGTTTCCTTGATCGCGTGCGCGGGATTGCCACCATCGTGCTGTCGGGCAGGACGGAGGATGAAACCCGCCGCCTCGCCGCCGCGGCGGAGGAACTGCGCGTCCGGACAATGAAGGTACTGCGCGTGGCGTTCCTGTCCTCGGCGTCCATCGACTGCGCGCTGGTGGTGGCGCTGGTGCTGGTGGCGCTGCGTAACGGGGCGCAGGTCATGGCGCTGCATGAACAGGGCGTATCCGCCACGGTCATGGCGGCGTCCGTGGCACGCGGGCTGTTTGTCGTGCTGCTGGTGCCGGAATTCTTTGCTCCCTTTCGCAGCCTTGCCCTTGCCTATCAGGACCGCGCCCATGCATCCGGGGCGGCGGCGGCCATGCGGATCCTGCCCGATGCCGCCAGCGTGCGGTCCCAGGGTCAGGCGCTGCGTGATGCGGGGCACGGTATTGCCGTGACGTTCGAGGATGTCGGCTTTACGTGGGATGCAGCCCGTGGGCCCACGCTGGAACATGTCTCCTTCAGCGTGCCCGCGGGGCAGGCGGTGGTACTGTGGGGGCCATCGGGCTCGGGCAAGTCCACCATCATCGAGATGCTGCTGGGCTTCATCCGGCCCGACAGCGGGCGCATCACCATCAATGGTGCCGACATGGCGGGCATTGACCCCACGGCCCTCATGGCCATGACGTCATGGATCGGGCAGAAACCGGTGCTGTTCGCGGGTACGCTGCGTGAAAACATCCTGTTCGCCCGCCCCGATGCGACCGAGGGCCAGTTGCAGGCGGCGGTCACGGCGGCGGCGGCGGACAGTTTTGTCGCCCTGCTGCCACACGGGCTTGATACCCGGGTTGGTGAAGGCGGGTTCGGCCTGTCGGGCGGCCAGGCGCAGCGCGTGGCCGTTGCGCGCGCCTTCCTCAAGGATGCACCGCTGCTGCTGCTTGATGAACCGACATCCCATCTTGATCCGGAAACGGAGGCGGACGTGTTCACCAGCCTGCGCAGGCTGGCGGAACACCGCACCGTCATCCTGGCCAGCCATTCACCGGCAGCGGCGGGCTTTGGTGGCCAGCGGATCGACCTTGACCACGGGCGTATTGTCACCAGCGGGGAGCATGCATCGTGAAATCCACGGAAAACCGGGAATTTTCGCGTCAGGCACGGCGCGAGGGGGTTCTGGCCCCGGTGCTGCAGATCCTGCACATCTGGCAGCGCCGCGCACCGCTGCTGACGGCGGGCGCGCTCCTGTCGCTTCTGGCCCTGCTGATCGGGCTGCTGCTCATGCGTGCTGCAGGGCTGCGGGTTGCGGCCATGACGGTGGGCATGCTGGTGGTCACCACCGGGGCGCTGCGTATCTTTGGCGTCTCACGCATTGTCCTGCGCTATACCGAACGGCTGGTCACGCATGATGCCATGTTCCGCGCGCTGGCGGACGTGCGGGTCTGGTTCTTCCGTCATCTGGCGCGCGGCGCGGCCGCGGGGCTGGGTTTCCGCCGGGCGGGGGACCTGCTTTCGCGGCTTGTATCAGATGTCGAGACGCTGGATGGACTGTACCTGCGCATCATCATCCCGCTTGCGGGGGCGCTGCTGGTGCTGCCGTTCCTGTTCATTGCCGTCAGCATGGTAAATACCGAACTGGCGGTGGTGGTGGGCGGACTGTTCGCCTGCGGGGCCTTTGGCCTGCCGCTGGTCGCCGCCATGCTGGGGCGGCGCGAGGGCGGGCTGGTCAACCATGCCAGCGCACAGCTGCGTATCGGCGTTCTGGACATGGTGGGCGGCCTGCGCGAGATCGCGACATTCGGCGCGGAAGGCCGCATGCTGGACCATGTCCATGCACGTGACGCGGCATTGTACCGTGCGCAGATGAAGCAGGCGCGGATGCTGGCCATGGCCGGTGCCGCGTCCTATCTGTGCGGGCAGGCGGCTGTCGTAGCGGTGCTGGCGGCAGCCCTGGGGCTGGGCCTGCCACGCATCGCCCCCCTGCCTGCGGCGGCGGTACTGTTCCTGACCGTGGCGGCATTCGAAAGTGTTGGCGGACTGACACGCGCCGGGGCGCTGGCGGGCAACATTACCCGTGCCGCGGCCCGTGTGGTGGCGGTGGGCGCCATGCCCGAGCATGCCCCGCCGGAAGGCACGGAACCAGCGCCCGCGGGAACCGACATCCGCTTTGAAAACGTATCCTTCCGCTGGCAGGCAGAACGTGCGCCGGTGCTTGATGGCCTGAATCTGGCGGTCAGGGCGGGTGAACGTATTGCCGTACTGGGCGCGTCGGGCGCGGGCAAGTCCACACTGGCAGCGCTGCTGCTCAAGGTCGTGGCGCCGGAGGCCGGGCGCATAACCCTGGGGGGGCAGGATATCGCCACCATCCGCGATGAGGCGCTGCGCGAGCGCATTGCGTGGCTTTCACAGGCGACGCATCTGTTTGCCGATACGATTCGCGCCAACCTGCTGCTGGGTCGCCCTGATGCGGATGAGGCCGATCTGTGGGCCGCACTGGAACAGGCCCGCGTGGCCGACGTGGTGCGTGACCTGCCCGAAGGCCTGGACAGCTGGCTGGGGGAAGGGGGCGCAAGCCTGTCCGGCGGTCAGGGCAGGCGCCTTGCCCTGGCGCGCGTCCTGCTTTCACGCGCGCCGATCCTGATTCTGGACGAGCCCGCGACCGGTCTCGATGCACGGACCGAACAGGAATTCCTGCTGACCCTGAACGAGGTGACACGCGGGCGCACGGTCATCCTGATCGCCCACCGGCTGACGGGGGTAGAAAAACTGGATCAGGCATGGCGGATTTCTGGCGGCAAAATGGCGGCTATTGGTGCATAAGAAGGCGGGCATGCCCGCCCAGAGGATTGACGTGCCCTGTCTCACAGGGCACGAAGTAGCGGAAAACCGGGTCGGACACTCCAGAAGACTGAAGGCGGTCCGTCTTGAATCTCTGAATCAGGAGTAAATTCATCATGCGTCGCCTGTCCCTTCTCCTTGGTCTCGGTCTGCTGACAGGATGCGCTGGTGGCCATCCGGGCAAGTATGTCGTGTTCTTTACCGAGAACTCCACCCAGCTTGACGCCCCCGCCCAGACCGTCATCACGCAGGCCGCCCAGCGCGCCGTTGCCAGCCATGCCAAGGTGCGCGTTGAAGGCTATGCCTCCGCCAGCCATGACCTGTCGGCTGATGAACTGCTGGCCATCGACCGCGCCAAGATCGTGGCCCGGCAGCTTGTGGTTGATGGCGTGGATACCAGCCGTATCCGCCAGCAGCCCCGTGGCCCGATGAACAACGAGAGCGGTGCCCTTGCCTCCCGCCGGGTCGAGATCGAGGTGGGTGGAAGCTGAACGAAGAACCCCCGTTTGACGAGATGACGGCATCCACCGGTCCATCGCGCAACCCGCGTGAAGTACTGGCGGAGGTTTTCGGTTTTCCCGATTTCCGTGGCCTGCAGCAGCAGGCCGTGGATGAGGTCATGGCCGGGCGCGACTGCCTTGTGCTCATGCCCACCGGCGGTGGCAAGAGCGTGTGCTACCAGGTGCCGGCCCTGGCCCGCCCGGGCACCGGGCTTGTCATCTCGCCGCTGATCGCGCTGATGGATGACCAGGTGGCCGCCCTGCGCCAGCTCGGGGTCAATGCTGGCGCGCTCCATTCCGAGCTGGAAGCCGACGAGGCCGCCCGTGTCCGCTCCGACCTGGTGGCGGGGCGGCTTGATATCCTCTATGTCTCGCCCGAGCGGCTGCTCTCTCCGGGCATGCTGGAGCGGCTGGGGCGGCTGACGCTGTCCGTCATCGCCATTGACGAAGCCCACTGCATTTCCGCCTGGGGGCATGAATTCCGCCCCGAATATCGCGAACTTGCGGCCCTGCCGCAGCACTTCCCCCATGTGCCACGCATTGCGCTGACCGCCACGGCGGACCCGCGCACCCGCAGCGACATCCTTGAAGCGCTGGCCATGCCGGACGCGACCGTGCTGAAGGCCAGCTTCCATCGTGCCAACCTTGATATCGCGGTCCGGCCCAAGACATCGGAACTGCGCCAGCTGACCGCCATACTGGACCGGCACCGGGGTGCTGCCTCCATTGTCTATTGTGGCAGCCGCAGCAAGACCGAACGGATTGCGCGTTCGCTGGCGGGCAAGGGGTATGCCGCGCTGCCGTTCCATGCCGGGCTTTCCCCGGTTGAAAAGCGCGCGGCCCTGATGCGCTTCCGCTCGGGTGAGCCGGTGGTGATCGTGGCGACCATCGCCTTTGGCATGGGTATTGACCGGCCCGACGTGCGCGCCGTGGTGCATCTGGACATGCCGTCCTCCCCCGAGGGGTATTACCAGCAGATCGGCCGTGCGGGCCGCGATGGTGAACAGGCCGAGACGGTCCTGCTGTATGGCGGTGATGACATGGCACGCGCGCGCTACTGGCTGGAGCAGTCCAACGCGCCCGATGCCCAGAAGCGGATCATGAGCGCGCGGCTCGAAGCCATGATCGCCCTGACCGAGACGACCGGCTGCCGCACCCAGTCTCTCCTGTCCTGCTTTGGCGAGGAACTGGACCACGCCTGCGGCCACTGCGACAACTGCCGCAACCCCGTCGCCACCTTTGACGGTACGGTGGCGGCGCAGAAGGTGCTGTCCGCCATCTACCGTACCGGCCAGCGTTTTGGCGCGGTGCATGTGGTGGGCGTGCTGCGCGGCAAGGGATCGGATATGGTCTCGCGTCACGGGCACGAGAAGCTGAGCGTATTCGGCATAGGCCAGGACCGGCCGGAACCCTTCTGGCGCGGGGTGATCCGCCAGCTGATCGCGCGCGGGGCAATAAAGGTCACGGGTGAATATAATTCCCTGGCCCTTGAGGAAGGGCGCGCGCGGCCCATATTGCGGGGCGAGGAACCGATCATGCTGCGTGAGGACGCGACCGAGGACCTGAAGTCCGCCGGCCGCACGGCGACGGGTACCCCCCGTGCGCAGCGGCCCGAGCTTGCGCCCGATGCGGCGGCACGGTACGAGGCGCTGCGTACATGGCGGCTGGGGGAAGCGCGGGAGCAGGAAATCCCGCCCTATGTCATTTTTCATGATGCCGTGCTGCATGATATTGCCATGGAACGGCCCACCACGCTGGATGAACTGGGCATGATCCGTGGGGTGGGCGGCTCCAAGCTGGCACGTTACGGTGCCGCCGTGCTGGATGTGCTGGCGGAAGTCGGCGCCTGACGCGGCCCGCAGGCGGCCTGTCTGTTTTGCCCCAAGTAATCAGGAGCCGGTTTCGCATGCGTTGCCCCTTTTGTGGAAATGACGATACACAGGTCAAGGACAGCCGCCCGCATGAAGATGGGGCGGCCATCCGGCGCAGGCGCATCTGCGGCTCGTGCGGGCAGCGCTTCACCACCATCGAGCGGGTGCAACTGCGTGATCTCGTGGTCATCAAGGCCGATGGACGGCGTGTGCCGTTCGAGCGTGAGAAGATGGCGCGCTCGGTGCGGATCGCACTGCGCAAGCGCCCGGTCGATGCCGAGCGGATCGAGCGGATCGTCAACGGGATTGTCCGCCATCTTGAAGCCATGGGGGAGACGGATATCCCGTCACGCGATATCGGGCGGCAGGTCATGGAAACGCTGCGCGAGATTGATTCCGTCGCCTATATCCGCTTTGCCAGCGTGCACTGGGACTTTCGGGAAACAAAGGATTTTGCCGATATCCTGGACACGATCTCGGCTTCCGTGTCGGGAGAGGAAGCCAGGGACCTCCCCCCCGTGGACGACAAAGACAAAGATTGAACTGGACCCCGCCGCCCAAAGAGGCGATGAAGCCCTGATTTCGCACCATCGCCACAGCAGGAGTAACGCGCCATGACACAGACAGACGGTGATCGGCAGCCCCGGGTCCGTTCC
This portion of the Komagataeibacter sp. FNDCF1 genome encodes:
- the cydD gene encoding thiol reductant ABC exporter subunit CydD, which produces MSDDKTVMKAWTKTQSRLGRRLAMPVVLLGLAVAMVAVGQVWCVANVLACVLVPGGMQVALWPLAGLAMLAVLRAALQVGADMLAARAGMKARARLRGGVVDAILRGGPGLLRNHHSGELTALAVDRIEALDGFFSRWLPASVLWMAAPLVIGVLAALVQPGSALIMAVCGIAVPFGQALFGIGAAVASRNQFLAMTRLQARFLDRVRGIATIVLSGRTEDETRRLAAAAEELRVRTMKVLRVAFLSSASIDCALVVALVLVALRNGAQVMALHEQGVSATVMAASVARGLFVVLLVPEFFAPFRSLALAYQDRAHASGAAAAMRILPDAASVRSQGQALRDAGHGIAVTFEDVGFTWDAARGPTLEHVSFSVPAGQAVVLWGPSGSGKSTIIEMLLGFIRPDSGRITINGADMAGIDPTALMAMTSWIGQKPVLFAGTLRENILFARPDATEGQLQAAVTAAAADSFVALLPHGLDTRVGEGGFGLSGGQAQRVAVARAFLKDAPLLLLDEPTSHLDPETEADVFTSLRRLAEHRTVILASHSPAAAGFGGQRIDLDHGRIVTSGEHAS
- the cydC gene encoding thiol reductant ABC exporter subunit CydC, encoding MKSTENREFSRQARREGVLAPVLQILHIWQRRAPLLTAGALLSLLALLIGLLLMRAAGLRVAAMTVGMLVVTTGALRIFGVSRIVLRYTERLVTHDAMFRALADVRVWFFRHLARGAAAGLGFRRAGDLLSRLVSDVETLDGLYLRIIIPLAGALLVLPFLFIAVSMVNTELAVVVGGLFACGAFGLPLVAAMLGRREGGLVNHASAQLRIGVLDMVGGLREIATFGAEGRMLDHVHARDAALYRAQMKQARMLAMAGAASYLCGQAAVVAVLAAALGLGLPRIAPLPAAAVLFLTVAAFESVGGLTRAGALAGNITRAAARVVAVGAMPEHAPPEGTEPAPAGTDIRFENVSFRWQAERAPVLDGLNLAVRAGERIAVLGASGAGKSTLAALLLKVVAPEAGRITLGGQDIATIRDEALRERIAWLSQATHLFADTIRANLLLGRPDADEADLWAALEQARVADVVRDLPEGLDSWLGEGGASLSGGQGRRLALARVLLSRAPILILDEPATGLDARTEQEFLLTLNEVTRGRTVILIAHRLTGVEKLDQAWRISGGKMAAIGA
- a CDS encoding OmpA family protein, translating into MRRLSLLLGLGLLTGCAGGHPGKYVVFFTENSTQLDAPAQTVITQAAQRAVASHAKVRVEGYASASHDLSADELLAIDRAKIVARQLVVDGVDTSRIRQQPRGPMNNESGALASRRVEIEVGGS
- the recQ gene encoding DNA helicase RecQ, giving the protein MTASTGPSRNPREVLAEVFGFPDFRGLQQQAVDEVMAGRDCLVLMPTGGGKSVCYQVPALARPGTGLVISPLIALMDDQVAALRQLGVNAGALHSELEADEAARVRSDLVAGRLDILYVSPERLLSPGMLERLGRLTLSVIAIDEAHCISAWGHEFRPEYRELAALPQHFPHVPRIALTATADPRTRSDILEALAMPDATVLKASFHRANLDIAVRPKTSELRQLTAILDRHRGAASIVYCGSRSKTERIARSLAGKGYAALPFHAGLSPVEKRAALMRFRSGEPVVIVATIAFGMGIDRPDVRAVVHLDMPSSPEGYYQQIGRAGRDGEQAETVLLYGGDDMARARYWLEQSNAPDAQKRIMSARLEAMIALTETTGCRTQSLLSCFGEELDHACGHCDNCRNPVATFDGTVAAQKVLSAIYRTGQRFGAVHVVGVLRGKGSDMVSRHGHEKLSVFGIGQDRPEPFWRGVIRQLIARGAIKVTGEYNSLALEEGRARPILRGEEPIMLREDATEDLKSAGRTATGTPRAQRPELAPDAAARYEALRTWRLGEAREQEIPPYVIFHDAVLHDIAMERPTTLDELGMIRGVGGSKLARYGAAVLDVLAEVGA
- the nrdR gene encoding transcriptional regulator NrdR, whose product is MRCPFCGNDDTQVKDSRPHEDGAAIRRRRICGSCGQRFTTIERVQLRDLVVIKADGRRVPFEREKMARSVRIALRKRPVDAERIERIVNGIVRHLEAMGETDIPSRDIGRQVMETLREIDSVAYIRFASVHWDFRETKDFADILDTISASVSGEEARDLPPVDDKDKD